The Methylacidimicrobium sp. B4 genome contains a region encoding:
- a CDS encoding transposase, with the protein MGGIITFLQSWITNGTNEAIHGLIQLAKRMARNFRSFRYLQIAAFLKAGKLRLHFPAQPA; encoded by the coding sequence ATGGGAGGAATCATCACCTTTCTTCAGAGTTGGATCACCAACGGAACCAACGAAGCGATCCACGGGCTGATTCAGCTTGCCAAAAGGATGGCCAGAAACTTTCGGAGCTTCCGCTACCTGCAGATTGCCGCGTTCCTCAAAGCCGGGAAGTTGCGGCTCCATTTTCCGGCTCAACCTGCTTGA
- a CDS encoding TylF/MycF/NovP-related O-methyltransferase, with amino-acid sequence MIIDKVPGDIVETGVWRGGACIMARAVLDAYDIHDRRVMLADSFEGLPRPDTNRYPADAGSPFHEYRELAVSLEEVQRNFQKFGLLDDQVVFVKGWFKDTMPSFPSERIAVLRLDGDMYESTIDPLRHLFDKIPEGGWIIVDDYDVVPMCKTAVTDFLAGRGLTLRIATIDGSGVFFQKKA; translated from the coding sequence GTGATCATCGACAAGGTTCCCGGCGATATCGTGGAGACGGGCGTTTGGCGCGGAGGCGCGTGCATTATGGCTCGAGCGGTTTTGGACGCATACGACATTCATGATCGGCGAGTGATGCTTGCGGACTCCTTCGAAGGCCTACCCCGCCCGGACACAAATCGGTATCCTGCGGACGCGGGTTCACCCTTCCACGAATATCGCGAACTCGCCGTCTCACTCGAAGAAGTGCAACGCAATTTCCAGAAATTCGGACTCTTGGACGATCAGGTTGTTTTCGTTAAGGGTTGGTTCAAGGACACGATGCCCAGCTTCCCTTCCGAAAGGATCGCCGTGTTGCGTCTGGACGGCGACATGTATGAGTCGACGATCGATCCCTTGAGGCATCTTTTTGATAAAATCCCCGAGGGTGGCTGGATTATAGTTGATGATTACGATGTCGTCCCGATGTGTAAAACAGCCGTTACGGACTTCCTCGCAGGACGTGGCCTGACGTTACGTATAGCAACGATCGATGGAAGCGGGGTCTTTTTCCAGAAAAAAGCCTAA
- a CDS encoding ISL3 family transposase, with translation MDANKLFAAALQLGSEWKVSRSELSAKEHTLKIWLDFQQGHRFPCPECRRASPVHDTVEKRWRHMNFWQYRTELIARVPRIDCPEHGVRLVEVPWARAGSGFTLMMEAVILMLSREMSVSAMAEMLKEQDTRLWRVLGHYVEKAYRREDWSEVKKILVDETSSKRGHRYVTVVTDAESRKLLFLAEGRGKEALEAFAKEMKEHNADPGQIEAICMDMSPSYISGAREFFPKAERIFDHFHVMQMAGEAVDQVRKEFGRQGLLPKGSLWALRGNEWTRSEEQKGLRSSLCAAYPRLGRAIGLREALQEILSQEDPQELRWWFRWADRSRLAPFRRLSKTIKEHLGGIIAFLQSRITNGTIEAINGLIQLAKRMARGFRSFHYLRIAAFLKAGKLRLDLPALPT, from the coding sequence ATGGACGCGAACAAGCTTTTTGCTGCGGCGCTGCAACTGGGTTCGGAATGGAAGGTGAGCCGGAGTGAGCTCTCCGCGAAGGAGCACACTCTGAAGATCTGGCTCGATTTTCAGCAAGGTCATCGGTTTCCCTGTCCGGAATGTCGAAGAGCTTCCCCCGTACACGACACGGTGGAGAAGCGGTGGAGGCACATGAACTTCTGGCAGTACCGGACCGAGTTGATCGCTCGGGTTCCTCGGATCGACTGTCCGGAGCATGGAGTTCGGCTGGTGGAGGTTCCTTGGGCCAGGGCGGGGAGCGGGTTTACTCTCATGATGGAGGCGGTCATTTTGATGCTTTCCCGGGAGATGTCGGTTTCCGCGATGGCGGAGATGCTCAAGGAGCAAGATACCCGGCTCTGGCGGGTCTTGGGGCACTACGTGGAAAAGGCCTACCGACGCGAGGACTGGAGCGAGGTCAAGAAGATCCTGGTGGATGAGACCAGTAGCAAGCGGGGCCACCGTTACGTGACGGTCGTTACCGATGCGGAGAGCCGGAAGCTGCTCTTCCTTGCCGAGGGGAGAGGAAAGGAGGCTCTGGAAGCCTTCGCCAAGGAGATGAAGGAACATAATGCCGATCCGGGGCAGATCGAAGCGATCTGCATGGATATGAGCCCCTCCTACATCTCTGGAGCCCGGGAGTTTTTTCCGAAGGCGGAGAGGATTTTCGATCATTTCCATGTCATGCAGATGGCGGGAGAGGCGGTGGACCAGGTGCGCAAGGAGTTCGGGCGTCAAGGGTTGCTGCCGAAAGGAAGCCTCTGGGCGCTCCGAGGCAACGAATGGACGCGAAGCGAGGAGCAGAAGGGTCTGCGGAGTTCCCTTTGCGCCGCCTATCCTCGATTGGGAAGAGCCATTGGGTTGCGGGAGGCTCTCCAAGAGATCCTCTCCCAGGAGGATCCCCAAGAGCTCCGCTGGTGGTTCCGGTGGGCTGATCGCAGTCGGCTTGCCCCCTTCCGAAGACTCTCCAAAACCATCAAAGAGCATCTGGGGGGAATCATCGCCTTTCTCCAGAGCCGGATCACCAACGGAACCATCGAAGCAATCAACGGGCTGATCCAGCTGGCCAAAAGGATGGCCAGAGGCTTTCGGAGCTTTCACTACCTGAGAATTGCCGCGTTCCTCAAAGCCGGAAAGTTGCGGCTCGATCTTCCCGCTCTACCCACTTGA
- a CDS encoding TylF/MycF/NovP-related O-methyltransferase — protein sequence MAATAEQLRSQCDLLAAQLLELSSVAGPDKDSAQRVGLIKCAAQLRSRYLDLIEATLIGSISEDPPLPSSGVKSFDPDARSLGLDWPSSAFSMIGAARMKNLAPR from the coding sequence ATGGCCGCAACGGCTGAGCAGTTGCGCTCGCAATGCGATCTGCTCGCTGCTCAACTTTTGGAACTTAGCTCCGTCGCAGGCCCCGACAAGGACTCCGCTCAGCGTGTCGGGCTGATAAAGTGTGCCGCGCAGCTGAGAAGCCGCTACCTTGACCTTATCGAAGCCACGCTTATCGGATCGATTTCGGAAGACCCACCGCTTCCGAGCAGCGGCGTCAAGTCATTCGATCCAGATGCTCGTAGTTTAGGTCTCGACTGGCCGTCAAGCGCATTCTCCATGATTGGCGCGGCGCGCATGAAAAATTTGGCTCCTCGCTGA
- a CDS encoding transposase produces MPMAGEAVDQVRKEFGRQGLLPKGSLWALRGNEWTRSEEQKGLRSFLCAAYPRLGRAIGLRDAPQEILSQEDPQELRWWFRWADRSRLAPFRRLSKTIQEHLGGIIAFLQSRITNGTIEAIHGLIQLAKRMARGFRSFPYLRIAAFLKAGKLRLHLPDQPA; encoded by the coding sequence ATGCCGATGGCGGGAGAGGCGGTCGACCAGGTGCGCAAGGAGTTCGGGCGTCAAGGGTTGCTGCCGAAAGGAAGCCTCTGGGCGCTCCGAGGTAACGAATGGACGCGAAGCGAGGAGCAGAAGGGTCTGCGGAGTTTCCTTTGCGCCGCCTATCCTCGATTGGGAAGAGCCATTGGGTTGCGGGATGCGCCCCAAGAGATCCTCTCCCAGGAGGATCCCCAAGAGCTCCGTTGGTGGTTCCGGTGGGCGGATCGCAGTCGGCTTGCCCCCTTCCGAAGACTCTCCAAAACCATCCAAGAGCATCTGGGGGGAATCATCGCCTTTCTCCAGAGCCGGATCACCAACGGAACCATCGAAGCGATCCACGGGCTGATCCAGCTTGCCAAAAGGATGGCCAGAGGCTTTCGGAGCTTCCCCTACCTAAGAATTGCCGCGTTCCTCAAAGCCGGGAAGTTGCGGCTCCATCTTCCGGATCAACCTGCTTGA
- a CDS encoding transposase yields the protein MGFEQGHRFASPECRRASPVHDTVEKRWRHMNFWQYRTEWLARVPRIDCPEHGVRLVEVPWARAGSGFTLMMEAVIWMLSREMSVSAMAEMLKEQEPRLWRVLGHSVEKAYRREDSGEVKKILVDETSSKRGHRYVTVVPDAESRKLLFLAEGRGKEALDAFAKERKEQNADPGQIEAICMDMSPSSISGAREGFSEGGEDF from the coding sequence TTGGGTTTTGAGCAAGGTCATCGGTTCGCCTCTCCGGAATGTCGAAGAGCTTCCCCCGTACACGACACGGTGGAGAAGCGGTGGAGGCACATGAACTTCTGGCAGTACCGGACCGAGTGGCTCGCTCGGGTTCCTCGGATCGACTGTCCGGAGCATGGAGTTCGGCTGGTGGAGGTTCCTTGGGCCAGGGCGGGGAGCGGGTTTACTCTCATGATGGAGGCGGTCATTTGGATGCTTTCCCGGGAGATGTCGGTTTCCGCGATGGCGGAGATGCTCAAGGAGCAAGAACCCCGGCTCTGGCGGGTCTTGGGGCATTCCGTGGAAAAGGCCTACCGACGCGAGGACTCGGGCGAGGTCAAGAAGATCCTGGTGGATGAGACCAGTAGCAAGCGGGGCCACCGTTACGTGACGGTCGTTCCCGATGCGGAGAGCCGGAAGCTGCTCTTCCTTGCCGAGGGGAGAGGAAAGGAGGCTCTGGATGCCTTCGCCAAGGAGAGGAAGGAACAGAATGCCGATCCGGGGCAGATCGAAGCGATCTGCATGGATATGAGCCCCTCTTCCATCTCTGGAGCCCGGGAGGGTTTTTCCGAAGGCGGAGAGGATTTTTGA
- a CDS encoding O-antigen ligase, which produces MLAPWLFGAVELWAQEGLYCATSLLLAAQVARAAVTGRPSQLPPGWLPAACFLSWIACQAIPIPAPLVALLSPERFRLEQIAAGLLGAKAPSWLTLSVDPVLTRHYLWEFLGIALFTLLLWNVIVNRDQLRRLLLAIIANGALLTLFAIIQRATWGGAIYWVRPIHLGGDPFGPYVNRTHMGGLLLLIIPLGLGFFSAEAARWQSGERFDWRAWVRLPAKELFERLFLPLLLLLMAAGVLTSKSRGALTSLLLGLLLMALWFASRGREGRTGAVAIVAFVLAALLAALWVAADLFFGATERLAAEVLDPKESNRIALWSQALDLWKRFPWTGSGMGTFEPAFHLVRKVFPGNHGVTHAESDYVQLLCDTGVVGLGLAIWLVVALLAHGWHAVGESKSSWREKMFLGGVVSVVGACLQGLANFDLSIMANWLYVSAAVVVMGKAAKLGMGSSEGAGREQEQAA; this is translated from the coding sequence GTGCTGGCGCCCTGGCTCTTCGGCGCCGTCGAGCTCTGGGCACAGGAGGGACTGTATTGCGCCACCTCTCTTTTGCTGGCAGCCCAGGTGGCCCGAGCAGCCGTCACTGGGAGGCCATCGCAGCTCCCGCCGGGCTGGCTGCCGGCGGCCTGCTTCCTGAGTTGGATCGCCTGCCAGGCGATCCCGATTCCCGCTCCACTGGTCGCCCTGCTCTCCCCAGAGCGCTTCCGGCTCGAGCAGATCGCTGCAGGGCTCCTCGGAGCCAAGGCGCCGAGCTGGCTGACCCTCTCGGTCGATCCCGTGCTCACGCGGCACTACCTATGGGAATTCCTGGGCATTGCCCTCTTTACGCTTCTTCTCTGGAACGTCATCGTCAACCGCGACCAGCTCCGCCGCCTTCTGCTCGCCATCATCGCGAACGGCGCTCTCTTGACGCTCTTTGCGATCATCCAGAGAGCGACCTGGGGAGGGGCCATCTACTGGGTGCGGCCGATTCATCTGGGTGGCGATCCCTTTGGGCCCTACGTCAATCGGACCCACATGGGTGGCCTGCTCCTGCTCATCATCCCACTGGGCTTGGGCTTCTTTTCCGCAGAAGCCGCCCGTTGGCAGAGTGGCGAACGCTTCGACTGGCGCGCATGGGTGCGTTTACCGGCCAAGGAGCTCTTCGAGCGGCTCTTTCTTCCGCTTCTCTTGCTGCTGATGGCGGCTGGGGTGCTGACCTCGAAATCGCGGGGAGCCTTGACGAGCCTTCTCCTGGGCCTCCTTCTGATGGCGCTCTGGTTCGCCTCCCGAGGGCGGGAGGGACGCACTGGCGCCGTTGCCATCGTGGCCTTTGTGCTGGCCGCACTTTTGGCCGCCCTGTGGGTTGCGGCCGATCTCTTTTTCGGAGCGACCGAGCGGTTGGCGGCAGAAGTCCTCGATCCAAAGGAGAGTAACCGGATCGCCCTCTGGAGCCAGGCTCTGGATCTCTGGAAGCGCTTCCCCTGGACCGGAAGCGGCATGGGGACCTTCGAACCCGCATTTCACCTGGTGCGCAAGGTCTTCCCGGGAAACCACGGTGTGACGCACGCCGAGAGCGACTACGTGCAGCTGCTCTGCGATACGGGAGTCGTTGGGCTCGGGTTGGCGATCTGGCTGGTGGTAGCCCTTTTGGCTCACGGATGGCATGCGGTCGGGGAATCAAAGAGCAGCTGGAGGGAGAAAATGTTCCTGGGAGGTGTCGTTTCGGTGGTTGGCGCCTGCTTGCAAGGCCTGGCAAACTTTGATCTAAGCATCATGGCTAACTGGTTATATGTAAGTGCAGCCGTTGTGGTGATGGGCAAAGCGGCGAAGCTGGGGATGGGCAGTAGTGAGGGAGCAGGCCGCGAACAGGAGCAAGCTGCCTGA
- a CDS encoding polysaccharide biosynthesis tyrosine autokinase, translating into MEEIQPRPRQSLGPLGPGRPAPAEPFEEGGGWESVRGLFSDIHRYRGAALVFFACVFVLTAVATFTQKPVYEGVAVVKIGTGTGNTILPYRQVGDESANFYEYDIFYRTELEILKSRGLASRVVERLDLEEHPEWFGLKPSWRQAARKAEADGEVHLSPLAGVLMASLKVEPVRNTRLVRIRCESRQPLVAAQLANGYAESFISSGLDRKLEANRYAKKFLAGQMDALRKKMTQSEERLADFMAQVGLSRLSPQEKGPAEKELSQIRDSLFRARLLMLQKAIRLERAKAALAEGKAGVPENPYTLEIKKLLLKEVARYRQMEETYKPEYPGMTRLHAEIEGLQSALAQEKEGSVADLEADSEAAKANYESLEAEFEHTMEKVRGENKALGQYALLKREADTDREMYASLMKRMRETDITSALNSSNIEVVESAEIPRFPSRPKKARNLLLGFLGGGFGGIGLAIALAKLDTRLRGKEEVERALGLPVLGVVPDSERLRARGIDEIPTDLPIALAAHVAPDSALSNSFRQIRTLLHYSLPDRRPQVMLVTSSQSGEGKTSTAINTATVLGQQGTVLLVDCDLRRPNIHKTLGLRTHPGLSELLTNQAALEQAIQQTALPSVWAIGAGRTPCHPADLLGAAAMAYLCQWARSHFSYVLLDCPPLAGIPDAAVLGMLVDGAVLVVRDGEVDRSEARRAVDTLSVVNTRILGVVLNRVQTPSPSYYAYYYAYRLPGERQRPPSSHGLSASSGNVDASEQAD; encoded by the coding sequence ATGGAGGAAATTCAACCAAGGCCACGGCAAAGCCTTGGGCCGCTCGGTCCCGGGAGGCCGGCTCCGGCGGAGCCTTTCGAGGAAGGCGGGGGCTGGGAGAGCGTTCGCGGGCTCTTTTCCGATATCCACCGCTATCGGGGAGCCGCTCTGGTCTTCTTTGCTTGCGTCTTCGTATTGACGGCCGTGGCTACCTTCACGCAAAAGCCGGTCTACGAAGGGGTCGCCGTGGTGAAGATCGGCACCGGGACAGGGAACACGATCCTCCCCTACCGGCAGGTCGGCGACGAGTCGGCCAACTTCTACGAGTATGACATCTTCTACCGGACCGAACTGGAGATTCTCAAGAGCCGGGGATTGGCCTCTCGGGTGGTCGAGCGCCTCGATCTGGAAGAGCATCCGGAGTGGTTTGGCCTCAAGCCGAGCTGGCGGCAGGCCGCCCGAAAGGCCGAAGCGGATGGGGAGGTGCATCTCTCGCCCTTGGCTGGCGTCCTCATGGCGTCTCTCAAGGTCGAGCCGGTCCGGAATACGCGGCTGGTCCGGATTCGCTGCGAAAGCAGGCAGCCGCTGGTGGCCGCTCAGCTCGCCAACGGATATGCCGAATCGTTCATCAGCTCTGGCCTCGACCGGAAGCTCGAGGCGAACCGCTATGCGAAAAAGTTCCTGGCGGGTCAGATGGATGCCTTGCGCAAGAAGATGACCCAAAGCGAGGAGCGGCTGGCCGACTTCATGGCGCAGGTGGGTCTCTCCCGATTGTCCCCCCAGGAGAAGGGTCCCGCCGAGAAGGAGCTGAGCCAGATTCGGGATTCGCTCTTCCGGGCTCGGCTTCTGATGCTCCAAAAGGCGATCCGGCTCGAGCGGGCGAAAGCCGCACTCGCCGAAGGCAAGGCGGGGGTGCCGGAAAATCCCTACACGCTCGAAATCAAGAAGCTGCTCCTCAAAGAGGTTGCGCGGTACCGGCAGATGGAGGAGACCTACAAGCCCGAGTATCCGGGCATGACGCGGCTCCATGCGGAAATCGAAGGATTGCAGAGCGCGCTTGCCCAGGAAAAGGAGGGGAGCGTAGCCGACCTCGAGGCCGACTCCGAGGCGGCCAAGGCGAACTATGAAAGCCTCGAGGCGGAGTTCGAGCACACGATGGAAAAGGTGCGAGGGGAGAACAAAGCCCTTGGCCAGTATGCCCTGCTGAAGCGAGAGGCCGACACCGACCGGGAGATGTATGCAAGCCTCATGAAGCGGATGCGGGAGACCGACATCACCTCGGCCCTCAATTCGAGCAACATCGAGGTAGTCGAGAGTGCGGAAATTCCCCGCTTCCCCTCCCGTCCGAAGAAAGCCCGCAACCTGCTGCTCGGCTTTCTGGGAGGGGGATTCGGCGGGATCGGGTTGGCGATCGCCTTGGCGAAGTTAGATACTCGGCTTCGGGGGAAGGAGGAGGTCGAGCGGGCCCTGGGCCTTCCCGTCCTCGGAGTGGTCCCCGATTCCGAAAGGCTCCGAGCCAGAGGCATCGACGAGATCCCCACCGATCTTCCCATCGCCCTGGCGGCGCACGTGGCCCCCGATTCGGCCTTGAGCAACTCCTTTCGCCAGATCCGCACCCTGCTCCATTACAGCCTTCCCGACCGGCGACCGCAGGTGATGCTGGTCACGAGCTCCCAATCAGGAGAGGGGAAGACCTCGACGGCGATCAACACCGCGACCGTTCTCGGCCAGCAGGGAACGGTCCTCCTCGTTGATTGCGATCTGCGCCGCCCCAATATCCACAAGACCTTAGGGCTCCGTACCCATCCGGGACTCTCGGAGCTGCTGACCAACCAGGCGGCCCTGGAGCAGGCGATCCAGCAAACGGCCCTTCCCAGCGTCTGGGCGATCGGAGCGGGACGCACCCCCTGCCACCCCGCCGATCTTCTCGGTGCCGCAGCGATGGCCTACCTCTGCCAATGGGCCCGCTCCCATTTTAGCTATGTCCTGCTCGATTGCCCTCCCTTGGCTGGAATACCCGATGCTGCCGTCCTGGGAATGTTGGTGGACGGAGCGGTCCTGGTCGTTCGCGATGGGGAGGTCGACCGATCGGAAGCGCGTCGGGCCGTGGATACCCTCTCGGTCGTCAATACGCGGATCCTGGGGGTCGTCCTGAATCGAGTACAGACGCCGAGCCCATCCTACTACGCCTATTACTACGCCTACCGGCTTCCCGGGGAGAGGCAGCGGCCCCCGTCGTCACACGGGCTCTCCGCGTCGTCCGGAAACGTGGATGCTTCTGAGCAAGCCGATTGA
- a CDS encoding polysaccharide biosynthesis/export family protein, with the protein MRSRSHRRSARAALTGALLTLSALLALGACSSTKAPIPPLVTTFPGGSLDSPNSRINHVVLGQATQEPDRNEAPLGGGDLLEIHVADVPELKDLKVRVTPAGTILLPLLGQLRVEGMTAEELHEKLRTLLAEKYVRNPQVSVSVAEMRSHKVAVMGEVNHPGLFDMNSRMRVADAIGMAGGLKDEASPRVFLIRRQLERAAPTPNEASASPASAKAAKALPPGALAPGMVEIDLRELLDGKADRGNLLLRPGDIVEVPRAGTVYVGGNVKNPKAVDILGGKMTTQQAIIAAGGPTQLAAMAKVRVYRLLPSGQRQEIKLDLSKNNSARIDFPVQKDDVVMVGTSGAMVALTTLKDLMYPAIMAAWLFGL; encoded by the coding sequence ATGAGGAGCCGCTCCCACCGTCGGTCCGCGCGAGCGGCCCTCACCGGTGCTTTGCTCACGCTTAGCGCTCTGCTCGCTCTCGGCGCCTGCTCGAGCACCAAGGCGCCGATCCCTCCCCTGGTCACCACCTTTCCGGGAGGCAGCCTCGACTCCCCCAACAGTCGGATCAACCATGTCGTCCTGGGGCAGGCGACCCAGGAGCCCGACCGCAACGAAGCTCCCTTGGGAGGAGGGGATCTCCTCGAGATCCACGTGGCGGATGTCCCGGAGCTGAAGGATCTCAAGGTGAGGGTGACCCCTGCGGGAACCATCTTGCTGCCGCTCCTTGGCCAGCTCCGGGTCGAGGGGATGACAGCAGAGGAGCTCCACGAGAAGCTGCGCACGCTGCTTGCGGAAAAGTATGTGAGGAATCCCCAGGTTTCGGTGTCCGTTGCCGAGATGCGGAGCCACAAGGTCGCCGTGATGGGCGAGGTCAATCATCCAGGCCTTTTCGACATGAACAGCCGGATGCGGGTGGCCGATGCAATCGGGATGGCCGGAGGCCTCAAGGATGAGGCCTCGCCACGTGTCTTCCTGATACGCCGCCAGCTGGAGCGAGCCGCTCCCACGCCCAATGAGGCCTCCGCCTCCCCGGCTTCGGCAAAAGCGGCAAAAGCGCTCCCGCCAGGCGCACTCGCTCCGGGCATGGTGGAGATCGACCTGCGCGAGCTGCTGGATGGGAAGGCCGACCGGGGAAATCTTCTCCTGCGTCCCGGCGATATCGTGGAAGTGCCGCGTGCGGGGACCGTCTACGTAGGGGGCAATGTCAAGAATCCAAAGGCGGTCGATATCCTCGGGGGGAAGATGACGACGCAGCAGGCGATCATCGCCGCCGGCGGGCCGACTCAGCTGGCGGCGATGGCCAAGGTCAGGGTCTATCGCCTGCTCCCCTCCGGGCAGCGCCAGGAGATCAAGCTCGACCTGAGCAAGAATAACAGCGCACGAATCGATTTTCCGGTGCAGAAGGACGACGTGGTGATGGTGGGGACCAGTGGCGCCATGGTGGCTTTGACCACCTTGAAGGACCTCATGTACCCAGCGATCATGGCCGCGTGGCTCTTTGGCCTCTAG
- a CDS encoding sugar transferase, with protein MRTRSSWVAGPPAPSERSASRRGGRQDRFAVLVDSLLILAAGILVFWLRTAWEGGTITWDRSYRHVGFLLLYLVLVLLFLQREGVYTLAWARGESRELWAVVKGVVQGALLLMVAFYLARMPISRLMVLWLCGISLLALPAWRLFFWNIARRDVDAGNGWRHVVIVGAGPRGRELAGMLSASAHLGVFVRGFVDDSEGEGVLGGIADLPRILDRYLVDEVFISSPPQMDQWETILTETRQRRKNVWLLPTHPAEGASIRPDWRALEMIGGRPIVPLHWEPVPVLCLLLKRAIDFAGSLAGLLVLSPLFLGLAIAIKAHDGGPVFYRSIRIGRKGRTFFCWKFRTMVPDAEARKAELAARNERQGPMFKITDDPRITPIGRILRKYSLDELPQLWNVLKGEMSLVGPRPPTPDEVERYEELSVGYYRRLDAKPGITSLWAVEARSDPRFERAVELDRYYIEHWSPWLDLAILVRTIPAVFGGRGR; from the coding sequence ATGAGAACGCGCAGCTCCTGGGTCGCGGGTCCGCCCGCCCCCTCCGAGAGATCCGCGAGCCGTCGGGGTGGCCGCCAGGACCGGTTCGCGGTGCTCGTCGACAGCCTGCTCATCCTCGCGGCCGGAATCCTGGTCTTCTGGCTGCGCACCGCATGGGAGGGCGGGACGATCACCTGGGACCGGAGCTACCGCCACGTCGGGTTTCTTTTGCTCTACCTGGTCCTCGTCCTCCTCTTTCTCCAGCGCGAAGGGGTCTACACGCTCGCCTGGGCGCGGGGGGAGAGCCGGGAGCTCTGGGCGGTCGTCAAAGGCGTGGTGCAGGGAGCGCTCCTCCTCATGGTGGCGTTCTACTTGGCCCGCATGCCGATCAGCCGCCTCATGGTCCTCTGGCTCTGCGGGATCTCGCTCCTCGCGCTGCCCGCGTGGCGGCTCTTTTTCTGGAACATCGCCAGGCGCGATGTCGACGCGGGCAACGGTTGGCGTCACGTCGTGATCGTCGGCGCTGGCCCCCGGGGTCGGGAGCTGGCGGGGATGCTTTCCGCCTCCGCTCACCTGGGGGTCTTCGTCCGGGGCTTCGTCGATGACTCCGAGGGCGAGGGGGTCCTGGGCGGGATTGCCGACCTTCCCCGGATCCTCGACCGCTACCTCGTCGACGAGGTCTTCATTTCCAGCCCGCCGCAGATGGACCAGTGGGAAACCATCCTGACCGAAACCCGGCAGCGGCGCAAGAACGTCTGGCTCCTTCCGACCCATCCGGCGGAAGGAGCCTCGATCCGGCCCGACTGGCGGGCCCTCGAGATGATCGGCGGCCGGCCGATCGTGCCGCTCCACTGGGAGCCCGTGCCGGTCCTCTGCCTTCTGCTCAAGCGCGCCATCGATTTCGCGGGATCGCTTGCGGGACTCCTGGTCCTCTCTCCCCTCTTCCTCGGCCTGGCGATCGCGATCAAGGCCCACGACGGAGGTCCGGTCTTCTATCGCTCCATCCGCATCGGGCGCAAGGGGAGGACCTTCTTCTGCTGGAAGTTCCGGACCATGGTGCCCGACGCGGAAGCCAGGAAGGCGGAGCTCGCCGCCCGGAATGAGCGGCAGGGACCGATGTTCAAGATCACGGACGATCCGAGGATCACCCCGATCGGCCGGATACTGCGCAAGTATAGCCTCGATGAGCTCCCCCAGCTCTGGAACGTCCTCAAGGGGGAGATGAGCCTGGTCGGACCCCGACCCCCCACCCCTGACGAGGTGGAGCGCTACGAGGAGCTGAGCGTGGGCTACTACCGCCGGCTCGACGCCAAGCCGGGAATCACGAGCCTCTGGGCGGTCGAGGCCCGCAGCGATCCCCGCTTCGAGCGGGCCGTCGAGCTCGACCGCTACTACATCGAGCACTGGAGCCCCTGGCTCGATCTCGCGATCCTCGTCCGCACCATTCCCGCCGTTTTCGGCGGGAGGGGGAGGTGA